A part of Leishmania braziliensis MHOM/BR/75/M2904 complete genome, chromosome 30 genomic DNA contains:
- a CDS encoding TATE DNA transposons has product MESCAARHSRTPLAMVDANQVDELGTDAHALSGGMHRLDPVDRKGPEMEVGNNREGLCRGGGCAARPAALLDAGAGYSPPGRSRVAKRFWHGAALHEGVGAGCASLCFATPSRSDHRKTPTRSPSCRAVPRHDVGIRSASVRHFHAPSKGRDAVPGNIDGYIREGHADDPQGKGCQNTWPIPDPVGADEGPCSDTAGDAGPEETIRGALCTTRGGAAGTDRPGGAKRDARCTAALDPKRRAPLYGGSGCPVEGPVDDFRAREAGHAAALSWVWPAAYGGGRDRKGQRRKSAIPDPLEAAASVFRFRSQESSCANLGIAPQEVSAMVDQMSGFIQVLTERPALVKQWPLHLKRNTPLDMDTVLAMPTKRASTKRFLQRIQCFLDPSFYDGLRTSRTIKKCALTTAEIQQAVEMGKFEPCPISDIGAQVQLPEGMHGVNVFTVPELKGRRRLITEPLLNRVIPKHHVPRVHYDTRLGRRQRLRYARYMLQIDFEAYYDAIPIAATLRNKFVFRARHDGRYYRLRTLPTGARWSVAVGQAVTWTIVDIDTPVTITTLIDNILVAAREGQEREFVLAVRTVVARIKAANLMTSPNRDELEAMSDEEILQLASANTVFLGEEYTWNGRERLIRNSVKTVAKLKLALQKTSHTIRSLASLISLIFFALHTTQMNPARAFKLLRAYRGIYRLTFRGYDWDDAVPYIDSSVARSLQEIGGALVQNPWWKISDERHPTTDEATYDAVAFTDASLEGWGAVLHLRDAGATEMWTYRQRWTEDLERQLGGDDGEAERVLEKLRQYQLRRRVRSGGRFEDPDLQADRFQARYSAHAEPRAAQLMLRHLVEHHRVPNGARIALATDHRAIVIAQKHLNGFGGIGRGYALNKLFEYTYDLWYNRGIDVVFFYVEGARNPADAYSRHFGVDATGSLEVHRVEPFGVPFLRHTWCPLCEERRREEGGEI; this is encoded by the coding sequence ATGGAGTCTTGTGCGGCccgacactcgcgcacaccacttgcgatggttgacgcgaatcaagtcgatgaactcggaacagatgctcatgcgctttccggcggcatgcatcgacttgatCCTGTCGACCGCAAGGGCCCGGAAATGGAAGTGGGCAACAACCGcgaaggcctttgccgcggtggcgggtgcgctgcgcgacctgccgctctactcgaCGCAGGCGCGGGGTATTCGCCTCCAGGACGATcccgagtggcgaagcgcttttggcacggtgcagcgctacatgaaggagtcggtgccggatgcgcctccctttGTTTCGCGACGCCAAGTCGAAGCGATCATCGGAAGACTCCGACTCGGTCACCCTcgtgccgcgctgttcctcgccatgatgtggggattcgcagcgcgagcgtgcgACATTTCCACGCTCCGAGCAAAGGACGTGACGCTGTTCCCGGGAACATCGACGGATACATACGTGaaggtcacgctgacgatccgcaagggaaagggtgccaaaACACGTGGCCCATACCCGATCCCGTCGGTGCTGACGAGGGACCTTGCAgcgacactgcaggagatgctggtccAGAAGAAACCATCCGAGGAGCTCTTTgcaccacacgtggaggagctgcgggcactgatcgcccaggaggtgcgaagagagatgcgaggtgcacagctgccctcgatccGAAAAGGCGCGCTCCGTTgtatggcggaagcgggtgtcccGTTGAAGGACCTGTTGATGATTTccgggcacgcgaagcaggccacgctgctgcgctatcttgggtatggccagcagcctacggtggaggccgagaccgcaagggacaacgccggaagagcgctattccagaccctctagaggctgcggcttccgtgttccgtttccgatcgcaagagtcatcgtgcgcgaatctcggaatcgcaccacaggaggtgtcggccatggtggaccagatgtccggtttcatccaagtgctgacggagcgaccggcactcgtgaagcagtggccgctgcacctgaaacggaacacaccactggacatggataccgtgctggcgatgccgacaaaacgcgcctcaacgaagcggtttctccagcgaatccagtgctttctggatccctccttctacgatgggttgcggacgtcgaggacCATCAAAAAGTGTGCGCTCACAACGGCGGAAATCCAACAGGcggtcgagatgggcaagtttGAACCGTGCCcgatcagcgacatcggcgcccaggtgcaattgccagagggcatgcacggcgtgaacgtcttcacggtgccggagctgaaaggacgacgacgcctcatcacggagcccctgctgaaccgcgtgatccccaaacatcacgtcccgcgcgtccactacgacacgcgcctcggaagacgacagcggctgcgatacgcccgttacatgctacagatcgacttcgaagcttattacgacgctatcccgatcgcggcgacactccgtaacaagttcgtttttcgagccaggcatgacgggcgatactaccgccttcgtactctcccgaccggcgcgcgatggagcgttgccgtcggccaggcggtgacgtggacgattgtcgacatcgacacgcccgtcaccatcaccacgctcatcgacaacattctcgtggccgcacgcgaaggtcaggagcgtgagtttgtgctcgcggtgcgcacggtcgtcgcacgcatcaaggcggcgaacctgatgacgtcacccaaccgggacgagctggaggcgatgtcggacgaggaaatcctgcagctggcgagtgccaacaccgtttttctcggtgaagaatacacatggaatggccgagagcggctgatccgcaactcggtgaagacggtggcgaagctgaagcttgcgctccaaaagaccagccacaccatacgcagtctggcctcgctcatctcgctgatcttcttcgcgctccataccacgcaaatgaaccccgcacgggcattcaagctgctgagagcctaccgaggcatataccggctgacgttccgcgggtacgactgggacgacgcggtgccgtacatcgactcctccgtggcgcggtcgctgcaggagatcggcggcgcactggtacagaatccgtggtggaaaatctcggacgagagacacccaacgacggacgaggcgacctatgacgcggtggccttcaccgacgcgtcgctggagggctggggtgctgtgcttcacctccgcgacgcgggcgccacagaaatgtggacctatcggcagcgctggaccgaggacctggaacggcaactcggcggcgacgacggcgaggcggaacgcgtcctcgaaaaactgcgccagtaccagctgcgtcgccgcgtccgcTCGGGTGGCCGGTTCGAGGACCCAGACCTGCAGGCAgaccgcttccaggcgcggtactcggcacacgcggaaccacgcgcggctcaactaatgctgcgacacctggtggagcaccacagggttcccaacggagcgcgaatcgcgcttgccacggaccaccgtgcgattgtcattgcgcagaaacacctgaacggtttcggcggcattggcagaggctaCGCCTTGAACAAACTTTTCGAGTACACCTACGACCTCTGGTACAACAGAGGGATCGACGTAGTCTTTTTCTACGTAGAGGGTGCGCGGAATCCGGCGGACGCCTACTCGCGACACTTCGGGGTGGACGCGACAGGATCGCTGGAGGTTCACCGAGTTGAACCGTTTggcgtgccgttcctccggcacaCGTGGTGCCCGCTatgcgaagagcggcgccgcgaggagggcggcgagatatga
- a CDS encoding putative ribosomal protein S26, whose amino-acid sequence MTTKRRNHGRSKPPHSRGRVKPVHCFNCGRLTPKDKAVGRFVVRRMLDAASARDVAEASPVYGANFPMPKLYMKQRFCIACAIHSRTVRARPVESRKTRYTKKVPFRPVGKK is encoded by the coding sequence ATGACGACCAAGCGCCGCAACCACGGACGTTCGAAGCCCCCGCACAGCCGCGGTCGCGTCAAGCCAGTCCACTGCTTCAACTGCGGTCGTCTGACTCCGAAGGATAAGGCTGTCGGTCGCTTTGTGGTGCGCCGCATGCTGGATGCCGCTTCCGCCCGCGATGTGGCAGAGGCGTCCCCGGTGTACGGTGCGAACTTCCCGATGCCGAAGCTGTACATGAAGCAGCGCTTCTGCATTGCGTGCGCCATCCACAGCCGCACTGTGCGCGCCCGCCCTGTCGAGAGTCGCAAGACACGCTACACGAAGAAGGTGCCGTTCCGCCCCGTCGGCAAGAAGTAA